A genomic window from Eleginops maclovinus isolate JMC-PN-2008 ecotype Puerto Natales chromosome 9, JC_Emac_rtc_rv5, whole genome shotgun sequence includes:
- the LOC134869254 gene encoding cortexin-1-like — MNTFPSFSAPPPNTPIIKSVCKPCLRAPWRMNDVPTLDYELLLSPAGSSLPSSAGGGGGSSSPPLALVGVDNEQRTALACVGLLMLFLVFLLVRCFRILLDPYSRMPASSWTDHKEGLERGQFDYALV; from the coding sequence ATGAACACCTTCCCCTCCTTCTCCGCCCCTCCTCCCAACACGCCCATCATCAAGTCAGTGTGTAAGCCGTGCCTCCGGGCCCCGTGGAGGATGAACGATGTTCCCACACTTGACTACGAGTTGCTGCTGTCCCCGGCCGGCTCTTCCCTCCCCAGCAGCGCTGGTGGCGGCggtggcagcagcagcccccccctCGCCCTGGTCGGCGTGGACAATGAGCAGCGCACCGCCCTGGCCTGCGTAGGCCTCCTCATGCTCTTCCTGGTCTTCCTGCTGGTCAGGTGCTTCAGGATCCTGCTGGACCCCTACAGCCGCATGCCTGCATCATCCTGGACTGACCACAAGGAGGGGCTGGAGAGGGGCCAGTTCGATTATGCACTGGTGTAA